A single Malaclemys terrapin pileata isolate rMalTer1 chromosome 3, rMalTer1.hap1, whole genome shotgun sequence DNA region contains:
- the DYNLT1 gene encoding dynein light chain Tctex-type 1, which produces MDEFQSGEETSFVVDEVSNIIKEAIESAIGGNAYQHSKVNQWTTSVVEQTLSQLTKLGKPFKYIVTCVIMQKNGAGLHTASSCFWDNTSDGNCTVRWENKTMYCIVSAFGLAI; this is translated from the exons ACTTCTTTTGTTGTTGATGAAGTGAGTAACATCATTAAAGAG GCTATAGAAAGTGCAATAGGTGGCAATGCCTATCAACACAGCAAAGTGAACCAGTGGACTACAAGTGTGGTAGAACAAACTTTAAGTCAACTAACAAAGCTGGGGAAACCTTTCAAGTATATTG TGACCTGTGTGATTATGCAGAAAAACGGTGCTGGCCTTCACACAGCAAGCTCGTGTTTCTGGGACAACACCAGTGATG GAAACTGCACTGTGAGATGGGAGAATAAGACTATGTACTGTATTGTCAGTGCCTTTGGACTTGCAATATAA